The region aaatgaatgacctatccacccctcccaagtggtggttctaaagaaatttcttggctattcctgaccataaattaacttgttatattccaagaaaaatctggtaggaattctaaccagaattgaaatgaatctgtctatcaaaacaggaagaatttatacctttatggcataaacttcttctaccgatgaatatatctgggaccctatcttttcatctgaccagagcctggcccatgtgaagtcctcactactttttgggcttgtggatgatgagattctatacatcgttagttgcaactgtagcctttcgcagaagagaaaagtaacctcagtgaagcaagtgactgatggtcagaaagagtgacagccagtgctggagtgatccagtggacttggtgtttgcagctagatttctcgaccacctacagttaaggggattagagagttcttttattttttcttaatggcattgcatttatttttacttattttttaaaattattttttatttaagtgtagtcaatttacaatgttagtttcaagtgtacagcagagattcagttataaacatatgcatatgtatatatatatgttttagattgtttttagtataaatcactacaagaaattgaatatagttccctgtgttatgtagcaggtccttgtcatttattttatatttactaatttgtatctgttaatcccccctttcctgcctgctaaacacagtttgctttcaatgtccatgagtccattactaggagcaccgtttttcctagtaatatatgctcttttgctgctttcagtttcagtaattccatcttatctgtgggcgcttttcttctggtggccttaatgtggtttgcacacgtggtaatagagatctgtatttgggagaaccccaggcctcgtgtagtccctggtacagagtgcccactgaattgatgcttgaactgggaaaaaagcacagtaaatgttggaatttccactatggttgagaattctataacctcttttgacaaacttaatattggctgcacccattctgggtaatttggtggaaattcatgttatggtggtgaagagacggggccttgtatgcttcttctctttctgttttctaacactcattctcctgggccttccagatcctcccctagaagtgccaggtctgggttggtgctgcgctgaggcaatatttgttaataaggccctttcctcatctcttctgagcctccggttctttctctgcacaatgagggcttagactagataactacttttcagtttcttttaaagccatgtttcctttgagaaacagaaaatgcatatctctcctctcaaaccaaccctttagattttgaaaagtcctccaaggagtgacatagctctttgtggaaaatgaatgtgattgtgattccaggtgacacagaaaagactattcagagattgattgcagggagagggcaggaaaggggcagtatgtcacactttctagtgtgagcactggagcaggggcttggatttaaatacggtgtctgacgtggcctctctctaatcttgtagaatgtgataaactactctacctcagtttcttgatgtgtcaagttggggtgataatattttaaggcttttgtgaaacattatgcacataagccatttgtgtatgggtagaaacaagacctgctagggattcagggatttgtttaaaaaaaaaaatcttgtccatagcactctgtctgtgtgtatttagtagttcctgaagggtgagggtgagtctaaagtccatcgtgggacaggtggcccatgattctctgtgcccctgaatgccccctcctccccagtcctcttcctcagtccaggatgaagttccctagtagatttactcagaggtcttgtgaaaatggctattcattttattgtttcaccaagaagggctgccatcatgatctctgtggtcaggttttgaagggctgccatcatgatatctggtaagaattctatggaattgggtgtttctatttaatgaaaagaaaaaaattacaaatagaaaattagaacaaggatggtcacatgggctcttggaagtagacaccattagaagttggagggactagtgggctcagtgggaatgttaactgagtgtatctcatgggctgggcattgtcctatttgtactgtgtgttccttatttgagacagtgagctcacctaacctcgaaaacctctttaaaaagttagactttttattttgagatgtaatgtagattcccatgtagtagTAAGAgttaatatggagagagcctatggactctttgcccagttttccttaatggttccatcttgcaatattggggtacaattcattactgactcactaacaatttgaggtttgtgttattgccctcatttctatccacgattaaattggggcttagagaagcacacaggcctgcccaggtcacccacattgttagtgcagagtctggtgaacgtgggcttgggattcccaggaagtatcattatgatggtctttggcagggagcagcattcactttgcttgtttattcattcattcattcaagaaacatttattgagtaaattctgtgggtcagatgctttcttagggttatctgattcttcagcagtactgagaaccaggaaatatttatattttttaaactgagaaaattagctctgagaggttataactcccccaaaggaagaatagctcataaaggggggatagtacaattgtacagtcaccactttttatgcaggtggtaccctaggcattttacatttgcaaacatccgtaatccagatatattcttgcaaggcatggattttttttaattgatgtatagtcaagtttacaatgttgtgtcaattgcaaggtgttttttgacttttgaattaaaaaatactttttcaggagggaaattaggtgtatttatttgtttgattttttaaaatgaggtactggggtttgaacccaggacctcgtacatgctaagcatgtgctccaccaatgaacagtaccctctaccccaaggcaagttttcttatccattactatgaagctaagtggttcaaataaattgaataggaatccagatcttttgatcctactgtggtccttctctttatattctgctgaagggggttggggaagcatttcctttgttcatttctttattcagcatttttgagcagtgactttgcatcagggccttgctaggtgcttggaaatagaaaataagaaatgacctttctctgcagaggcaggaagcctagaccaaaagctgggtaatgtgatccgagctacagtagccatgtgcagactatgaggacaaactgtacccccggatttgctttggcttcccttgccttctgtctggtacacaccaggtcaccgcaacccagatgggcccatagcacacagcagagtatgtacctcgatctcctctcctgtctcggcagggcctgcaacatgagcatccctgactacgtgcagtgtgctgaggaccaccagactcttcccgttgtagtccaaaccatggagatcatctcagaggagaatttcttttgcatctatcagctactcacctcggtgagccatatcagcccatgtggctcccagtggacactctgtatccactacaggcaccgctatgtgcccgagaatgggtggagcgtcttccagaaacactgcaaggtcgtgggccttgtcaccattaccgactgtctctctgccaaggccttggagaagctccacgtgcagaggagctgtatggcacctcgataatgactctcagctctttgtctttgtactgcatgtggaggaagtcgagcagccgcgcaccgacgttgccttcaaatttagaggactgcagggtggtggagaagaggatcgaggacttcactgagtcactcttcatcttgctcaattccaagtggctggatggtggccccaagaattctggggacaagatccccctcccctgcatcccgtttgagaaggaggacttcatgggactggacacagacagcaggtaagtttacctggaggtcagtccaccctggctttgtgccggattgcttccctacatccagaaagggatcagcaaggaagaagtctgtcttgtagccaaggggggatggagatgcagcccaccggtttccagacatttcaaagtgaatccgcctttgtttcagagagatccttttagtgttaatgtggacacttactcccgctttacagccatgaccatggtgggacccctggggttgctgtccaataaagtagccaaagccactgatgctaggagcactggggaggaggctggactgagctgagatgtgctctaggtcaaatgcacatcagacactgaggcttgtctagtaaaagtatataaactatctctttacttcctatattgattacatgtcaaaatgatagtattttacatacagtagattaagtaagatctgttcttaaaatcagtttctagtatttgttttttgtttgttggtttgtttctttgtttaccattttaaacgtggcaaatgggaaacgttatttacatggctctcatttcatttctgttgggcagcctgtcctgggacagtctcatccctttgcttatagatgagatgctgaaccccgagaggcggaacgaggagctggttgagctggggcttgagccggtgtctcctgcctcccaggcccagcacctattctgctcaggccctctcttcttgcccgacagcctccatgccaagttaggacatcagaaacaccgccggggacttccgaatgaactccttatgcagggaaaggcgtatcacggtgtatgggacagagcagggaaatgttcattctcagtttttccctgtgattaagtcaacggccccacattgcctcggaagtacagacgagctcttctgggctgcctacccccccaacttcagctctgtttcccggtgtatctgttgtgctgtccctcaggcagaagagggtgagatgccttttccgagacgtggaaacctttgctggggagagtgagggaagctgtgttcccccggcctacggcctctgtccttgagtctggagagggctcatggtggtcccacaggtgacggtcggagaacctggcacatgtttctgggcccgctgtgaaggaagtgctctgtgactcttgaacttagctaagatcagatcctactctctggttgttggtaagttggaggggaagatgctagagaattgataaaaagaatgtctagaccagccctgtgagtgagaagcacaggggacacgagtcccacctgcgagagataatgtagcgggctctggatgaattttctgttcctcccagacatacctctatgacttaaggaaggggagaggcatgctgtagccatgatctgtacttgtcctctcagggccctgtgatctacatgcccgcactccccatctgcttcttaagatgagctggcatgtataggatcctgggcactgctgagggcatagctgccagcaccgtgctacaccaagtctggctccgttcacctctcctgtcaacacctgctgaggccccaggcattagtcaaggtaggtgcatcagtgcaacataagcagggaccacttctccccctggacagactggtgagtgagcagtggaagcctggagccctgccccagcccccacgccagtgcctcctcttttgtcataggaggcactggtgatatttttgctcaacaaatgcttgtctctgagtctgcagccccaccagagaatgccagcttgtttttgtcttttgaagtctgcccttgggacttggcggagtatccggatgtgtaattagcccacagtggttgacactgtccccattgtttacccagaacctcgtgtaccaggcatggctcccagtatcgaaatacagcagcgcattaaacctccctccttttgggtctgtctgttctggtaccataagggctcagccagcttctgaacgtcagtgagataacgcggccagtgagctcgggtcaagcacattctcctccagtcacttttaccccattgttgcttttagtattccacagtcattaattatttaaacaattctttggtacaggagcagagcctaattctctcctgctactcttggtggaagtgagtaaaacggtccagactgaaatgcgaccacaatttgtagctcaaaagctgccttgaagcttgtaggtggaattttggttaggggcgctgaccacgttggggtcccccggcagcgccgctccccttaggtccctgctttccctggagcagggggtgagggtgggtctcaccatcccctcgtccctggcctcacacactcacgtaaattcttgtacatgctgtcaaaatcatttttgttcttgtgtgtttctaattttctcttgttcctcttttcctttttctttattcctttttcatttgtactgcccagtgagcatgttgttgcatctgaaaatgtgggctgtgcacaccctgcattggaaatagccagattgccctccatactgtctccatcgctttaaaaagcaaaatcttaatatctgtcttgatccatgtattatcctagtcattttgtattttctaatgttttggaatatttgctttgttagcacattacccactggtgttagatacctgttaaaatccttgctttgagggacctgtttggtcctccttttatttggtgacaaatgcgcccttattaaatttgtttgattgttttgaagaagtaagatgcgaattgatttagtcggctgctcagggattcttttcatggagtatttaaacttgtaagctcaaactctgcagcattttgctcgattcctgcttttacacaaacgtgctcggcacgcggttcctggctgtcgctgtgtgacgtgcgtgacggcgcttcctggccagcggtcactggtgaggaagtggccggctcgggggtgacagctgcaggggacgctgttggaggaagcggtcaccgtttggttctttaattttttttttttgcattcaacttccccgtgccatttactttactttgccttcataaaggggcagaattgggtctaaaatccatgacactatttgttccctttacgaggctggtttttctgggtatcaggacaacatgaccttctcctaagtagctggctcacctggatctgttggacacagggacagctaaaagggccgtagcttcctctctgctccagccagtgggcattcagagctgggtctgtggtttgcctcagcagccgtgcagacctccctgccccggcctttacttttaacccatgttggcagtaaagagttgaatccgtttctgttgcagctgacatccaccactgacagccgtgtcgttagtttgtggtagtcagtctccaacaccccagacaaccgtgaaggaagatgatttggccgacctaggaccctggattctcaccctcaccatggttcatctcacccggtggaagggtgtggccaccaccatcatgctgaccatgaggccttgtttctcctttcatgctctggtccaaatgtggacacttcatttttcactgaatctgtctcgcttgagacaggccagaatatctgaatgagtccatcacattctgggtggggaacagaacagaagtaagtgtcgcaagtagatggagtctaggctgtccgggttggcaaatgcaggctgggatctgtgatggctgggctgtacactggacacaggtctttcccgtggctcccgagagcccaggagttggagtgataacagccttgcatggattcccccatcctcatctgctcactggcaagtgtgtctgctaattaggagctcccccagacctcgggcccttcaaagctcagaccacgggaaaatcttgagtcccttctcctgggcctcctgtgtgagaatccagtgccttctgaggtgaccagcggcaggagatgcctccccctccagggagcaccctacggcggactgttagtgaaccatgctgtgagcttgtgtgtttccggccatggtccctgcaaaaccacacttgagatcagcttattggcgaaaataaaaggactgattccagggcagggccggggggagggaacagtggaaattgaatgtgagctgagacaactaggtgggtgctgaggctgttactaaaatgggga is a window of Vicugna pacos chromosome 18, VicPac4, whole genome shotgun sequence DNA encoding:
- the LOC140686864 gene encoding trafficking protein particle complex subunit 9-like isoform X1 is translated as MVGADCTAVKTAELVTAGALTSSGIHPDTSTDTGRAQNCLSPEDTSDKWKGAAPCYSRACNMSIPDYVQCAEDHQTLPVVVQTMEIISEENFFCIYQLLTSVSHISPCGSQWTLCIHYRHRYVPENGWSVFQKHCKVVGLVTITDCLSAKALEKLHVQRSCMAPR